A stretch of Pyrenophora tritici-repentis strain M4 chromosome 7, whole genome shotgun sequence DNA encodes these proteins:
- a CDS encoding Dimer-Tnp-hAT domain containing protein: MPAKRTCVNALEIATTSKRPRVAARHRGTASQPVLVDTRPFSPSPPPPPLSPRQALVAAPQAPNFEATLRESRAEETIIPPPEGSEHATVAASGAASEAVDEGFVWVEDKYDGFNWSRYPKHCKPPTSLSNRASWVYSHGYRIALRSNVAKVTWICHYCYKHKFTTVGRGIHDVSQSPSAPARHLGEDKKGHGLKPPSKRTTVAPRKETLLERALQKGCSQAVANELTNFNIQEFRLAAVTWLVENNLPLSQFESSSFRNMIQLASVEAERALWASHNSVSRYVIRLYNYLLPKVVASLSESMSKVHISFDGWTTKGGKRGYLGIVAHYVDSSGELRDLPIALPQLTGAHTGEAMAEVVMAIFKQFEITVGKLGYFVLDNAHNNNTTINTLALQMGFSATERRLRCGPHTLNLIGQMLLWGEEKESYDNEETERVNEAENMATWRGDGPLGVLLAVINYIKTPQQYALFEKYQKLAIRDQPVNAPTEQHKIKEPVKPVVTRWNSYVSCFERAVELQLAVNGYANYHIQKIETEDAYARSRNNKLPAAPDWMRSDGINAHDWQVIAEYIDVLRPLKQATKRLEGRGKSGAFGAIAEVIPVFEYLLGVYEDRLQSYEDVIHDEHTESPEDHLAINLRAALVKAREYYNKLDLSPAYYAATILHPRYKSYLDAAWADKPDWLESSNRKFQHLWAEYKSLPKPRLRPKVRHNDIDDAINSFIEPAGLTENEEDEYEAWKRSEPIASEGVDPIKYWVGLRDRYPSLSKFAIDMLSIPGSSCECERLFSELGDLLEPRRRSISPQLLAAIQCDRRWIRAGFGSGEVPVKEAISDEEMDAKYGVHKWDIS; the protein is encoded by the coding sequence atgccagcaaaaagaacatgcgttaatgctctagaaatcgcgacaacttcgaagcgccctagagtcgcagcgcgtcatcgcgggactgccagccaacctgtgctagtcgatactcggccattctcaccatctccacctcctccaccgctgtcgccgcgtcaagctctcgtcgccgcgccacaagcaccaaattttgaagcgaccctccgagagtcgcgcgccgaagagacaatcatcccaccacctgagggcagcgagcatgccactgttgcagcttcaggagcagctagcgaggctgtcgacgagggtttcgtatgggtagaggacaaatacgacggctttaattggagtcgctacccaaagcactgcaagccgcccacatcactttcgaaccgagcaagctgggtatacagccatggctatcgcatcgccttgcgcagcaacgtcgcaaaagtcacgtggatctgccactattgctataagcacaagttcactactgttggccgtggcatacatgacgtctcgcagtctccatcagcgccagcacgtcatctcggagaagacaagaaaggtcatggcttgaagcctccaagtaagcgcactaccgtcgctcctcggaaagaaactctcctcgaacgcgcccttcagaagggctgctctcaggctgttgccaacgagcttaccaacttcaatatacaagagtttaggcttgcggccgtcacctggctcgtcgaaaacaacctcccactctcacaattcgaatcatcgtcttttcgcaatatgatacaattagctagcgtagaggcagaacgagccctgtgggcatctcataacagcgtctcacgatacgttatacgcctgtacaactacctgttaccaaaggttgtcgcaagcctttcagaatcaatgagcaaagtccatataagctttgacggatggacgacaaaaggtggcaagcgcggttacttaggtatcgtcgcccactacgttgatagctctggcgagctcagggacttgcctattgcgctcccacaactgacaggtgcccacaccggcgaggccatggctgaggtcgtgatggcaatattcaagcagttcgaaatcactgtgggcaagctcggttacttcgtcctcgacaacgcacataacaacaacaccacgatcaacactctcgccttgcagatgggcttcagcgctaccgagcgtcgccttcgctgcggtcctcatacgcttaatctcattggccagatgctactctggggtgaggagaaagagtcctacgacaacgaggagactgagcgcgtgaacgaagctgagaacatggctacttggcgaggcgatggaccattaggagtgcttctcgcggttatcaactacatcaaaacaccacaacagtacgctctttttgagaagtatcagaagctcgctattagggaccagcctgtcaacgcgccaacagaacagcacaaaatcaaggagcccgtcaagccagttgttactcgctggaactcttacgtttcgtgttttgagcgcgctgttgagttgcaattagcggttaatgggtacgccaactaccatattcagaagattgaaactgaagacgcgtacgcccgaagtcgtaacaacaagctgcctgcagcgccggattggatgaggtctgatgggatcaatgcccatgactggcaggtgattgctgagtatattgatgtgctcaggccactgaaacaagctacaaaacggcttgaaggccgcggcaaaagcggtgcttttggagcaatcgctgaggttattccagtatttgaatacttacttggagtctatgaggaccgcttgcaaagctatgaagacgtcattcacgatgagcatacagagtcacccgaagaccaccttgctatcaacctccgcgctgccctagttaaagcccgcgagtactacaacaagctcgacctctcgccagcttactatgctgctacaatccttcatcctcgctacaaaagctaccttgacgcagcgtgggcggataagcctgattggctagagagcagcaaccgcaagtttcaacatttgtgggcggagtacaaaagcttaccgaagccgcgcttacgccccaaagtcaggcacaatgatatagacgacgctatcaacagctttattgagcctgcagggcttacggagaacgaggaggatgaatatgaggcttggaaacgcagcgaaccgatcgctagcgagggcgtcgaccctataaaatactgggtaggactccgcgatcgctaccccagccttagcaaatttgctatcgacatgctatcaatcccaggctcaagctgtgagtgtgagcgcttattcagcgagctgggtgacctcctcgagccccgtcggcgcagcatttctccgcaacttctagcagcaatacagtgcgatcgacgatggataagagctggatttggcagtggtgaggtgcctgtaaaggaggctatcagcgatgaggagatggacgcgaaatacggtgtacataagtgggatattagctga
- a CDS encoding transcription factor RegA, producing the protein MDSLSVGLFSTDLPSGTLTPSGLVGWGGEADLDFSAIDLSFLNTYNTRVPFEIENPVGHIPPSNANATSQGPSRQGKDMDTNSSSGSLQQFIWRFVPVPGVHAYSEQADLSLPAQDRIVGTPESFADVSRRATTEKLDSVTRDKILAILLSQVKSHILPALSAFPSVMLLDKLIQFFLAGPIPTASSWIHTASFRPKKARPELLLAMAAAGAVLTPDRSLRKLGFAIQEVVRNHIPTVFESDNTLVRDLEMSQAFMLQLEIGLWSGSSRKTEISESFQQPPLSMLRRGSRFRKSNYPILVFEAEDEGLVLERKWRSWVEQESFKRLVYRFLSHNTQASISLLINPSMSYSELDLPLPESQELWLAASAAEWKSIYRTKFENCTTEIPSLTGCIATPDLLQDSKTVIDLQLSCSSFLYAMWGMVWEYRKLARLFYARPTNSNLWDSRLAMMTRYQELLKVFDYYRISYVNESTLLLELILMHLHMSLEEIQLFCGLEDQKETSHIHASVKEWASSKTSRLAVWHAGQLVRAARALPHMHLRDFYAISLFHASLTFWAYGLASRMFVQGRGLYPEAGSVSTDMNPPQAPQQVICLDDEETTATYRYISLGRGMPALHGNRPNMPLTQLDDLAVVMSTIMGIMAKGDCDSSMPNSPLVENLLNVMGRLRDTATLGSSVAM; encoded by the coding sequence ATGGACTCCCTCTCAGTCGGACTATTCTCTACCGATCTGCCAAGTGGCACGCTTACGCCTAGTGGGCTGGTAGGCTGGGGTGGCGAAGCTGACCTCGATTTCAGTGCGATTGACCTCAGCTTTCTCAACACCTACAACACACGAGTGCCCTTTGAAATTGAGAACCCAGTCGGTCATATACCACCATCAAACGCCAATGCAACTAGTCAGGGCCCCTCAAGACAGGGCAAAGATATGGATACCAATTCCTCAAGTGGATCTCTTCAGCAGTTCATTTGGCGCTTTGTTCCAGTACCCGGAGTGCATGCATATTCGGAGCAGGCCGATCTCTCCTTACCCGCGCAAGATCGGATTGTCGGAACCCCGGAGAGCTTCGCAGACGTGAGCAGACGAGCAACAACCGAGAAACTGGACTCTGTAACCCGGGACAAAATTCTCGCCATACTCCTCAGTCAGGTCAAATCACATATTCTCCCGGCCTTATCTGCTTTTCCGTCAGTCATGCTGCTGGACAAGCTGATACAGTTTTTCCTGGCTGGCCCCATTCCCACAGCTAGCTCATGGATCCATACAGCCAGTTTCAGACCAAAGAAAGCTCGACCAGAGCTGCTCCTTGCCATGGCAGCTGCTGGTGCAGTCCTCACACCCGACCGATCCCTGCGGAAACTCGGATTTGCCATCCAAGAAGTAGTCCGCAATCACATACCCACGGTCTTCGAATCTGACAACACCCTAGTTCGCGACCTCGAAATGTCACAAGCCTTCATGCTACAGCTGGAGATTGGGCTCTGGAGCGGCAGCAGCCGGAAAACCGAAATCTCCGAAAGCTTTCAGCAGCCGCCATTGTCGATGCTGAGACGCGGGAGCCGCTTTAGAAAGTCTAATTACCCGATTCTGGTGTTTGAGGCTGAGGATGAGGGTCTTGTGCTTGAGAGGAAGTGGCGCTCTTGGGTTGAACAGGAGTCGTTTAAGAGGCTGGTATATCGCTTTTTGAGCCATAATACGCAGGCTTCAATTTCGCTGCTTATCAACCCTTCAATGTCTTACTCCGAGCTCGACCTTCCTTTGCCAGAATCACAAGAGCTGTGGTTGGCGGCTTCGGCAGCAGAATGGAAGTCGATATACCGGACGAAATTCGAAAACTGCACGACAGAAATCCCGTCTTTGACGGGATGCATCGCTACTCCAGATCTCCTGCAAGATAGTAAGACGGTTATTGATCTCCAGCTCTCATGCTCCTCTTTCTTGTACGCTATGTGGGGTATGGTATGGGAGTATCGAAAGCTGGCTCGGCTGTTCTATGCAAGACCGACCAACTCCAATTTGTGGGATAGTCGATTAGCGATGATGACGCGGTATCAGGAACTCCTCAAAGTATTCGACTATTACCGGATCAGCTACGTGAATGAGAGCACGCTGCTGCTTGAGCTGATCCTCATGCATCTACACATGTCTCTCGAAGAGATCCAACTTTTCTGCGGACTAGAAGATCAGAAAGAGACATCCCATATACATGCCTCGGTCAAAGAGTGGGCGAGCAGTAAGACATCTCGGTTAGCAGTCTGGCACGCTGGCCAACTTGTTCGCGCTGCAAGGGCACTTCCCCATATGCATCTCCGCGACTTCTACGCTATCTCGCTCTTTCATGCGAGTTTGACATTTTGGGCGTACGGGCTGGCATCGCGCATGTTTGTCCAGGGTCGAGGTTTGTATCCAGAAGCTGGGAGCGTGAGTACGGATATGAACCCCCCACAAGCACCACAACAAGTGATCTGTCTTGATGACGAAGAAACGACCGCGACATATCGCTACATTTCTTTGGGTAGGGGGATGCCTGCTCTGCACGGTAACCGGCCCAACATGCCGCTTACGCAATTAGACGATCTGGCGGTTGTTATGTCTACCATTATGGGAATAATGGCGAAGGGTGATTGCGATTCTTCAATGCCCAATTCGCCACTTGTGGAGAATCTACTAAATGTTATGGGACGATTAAGGGATACGGCGACTCTGGGGAGCAGCGTAGCGATGTAG
- a CDS encoding Dimer-Tnp-hAT domain containing protein, producing MPAKRTCVNALEIATTSKRPRVAARHRGTASQPVLVDTQPFSPSPPPPPLSPRQALVAAPQAPNFEATLRESRAEETIIPPPKGSEHATVAASGAASEAVDKGFSRYPKHCKPPTSLSNRASWVYSHGYRIALRSNVAKVTWICHYCYKHKFTTVGRGIHNVSQSPSAPARHLGEDKKVHGLKPPTSVEAERALWASYNSVSRYVIRLYNYLLLKVIASLSESMSKVYVSFDGWTTKGGKRGYLGIVAHYVDSSGELRDLPIALPQLTGAYTGEAMAEVVMAIFKQFEITVGKLGYFVLDNAHNNNTTINTLALQIGFSATERRLRCGPYTLNLIGQMLLWGEEKESYDNEETERVNEAENMATWRGDGPLGVLVAVINYIKTPQQYALFEKYQKLAIRDQPVNAPTEQHKIKEPVKLVVTRYNSYVSCFKRAKIETEDAYARSRNNKLPAAPDWMRSDGINAHDWQVIAEYIDVLRPLKQATKRLEGRGKSGAFGAIAEVILVFEYLLGVYEDRLQSYEDVIHDEHTESPEDHLAINLRAALVKAREYYNKLDLSPAYYAAIILHPRYKSYLDAAWADKPDWLESSNRKFQHLWAEYKSLPKPRLRSKVRHNDIEDAINSFIKPAGLTENEEDEYEA from the exons atgccagcaaaaagaacatgcgttaatgctctagaaatcgcgacaacttcgaagcgccctagagtcgcagcgcgtcatcgcgggactgccagccaacctgtgctagtcgatactcagccattctcaccatctccacctcctccaccgctgtcgccgcgtcaagctctcgttgccgcgccacaagcaccaaattttgaagcgaccctccgagagtcgcgcgccgaagagacgatcatcccaccacctaagggcagcgagcatgccactgttgcagcttcaggagcagctagcgaggctgtcgacaAGGGTTTC agtcgctacccaaagcactgcaagccgcccacatcactttcgaaccgagcaagctgggtatacagccatggctatcgcatcgccttgcgcagcaacgtcgcaaaagttacgtggatctgccactattgctataagcacaagttcactactgttggccgtggcatacataacgtctcgcagtctccatcagcgccagcacgtcatctcggagaagacaagaaagttcatggcttgaagcctccaa ctagcgtagaggcagaacgagccttGTGGGCATCttataacagcgtctcacgatacgttatacgcctgtacaactacctgttactAAAGGTTatcgcaagcctttcagaatcaatgagcaaagtctatgtaagctttgacggatggacgacaaaaggtggcaagcgcggttacttaggtatcgtcgcccactacgttgatagctctggcgagctcagggacttgcctattgcgctcccacaactgacaggtgcctacaccggcgaggctatggctgaggtcgtgatggcaatattcaagcagttcgaaatcactgtgggcaagctcggttacttcgtcctcgacaacgcacataacaacaacaccacgattaacactctcgccttgcagatagGCTTTAGCGCTActgagcgtcgccttcgctgcggtccttatacgcttaatctcattggccagatgctactctggggtgaggagaaagagtcctacgacaacgaggagactgagcgcgtgaacgaagctgagaatatggctacttggcgaggcgatggaccattaggagtgcttGTCGCGGTTATtaactacatcaaaacaccacaacagtacgctctttttgagaagtatcagaagctcgctattagggaccagcctgtcaacgcgccaacagaacagcacaaaatcaaggagcccgttAAGCTAGTTGTTACTCGCTAtaactcttacgtttcgtgttttaagcgcgct aagattgaaactgaagacgcgtacgcccgaagtcgtaacaacaagctgcctgcagcgccggattggatgaggtctgatgggatcaatgcccatgactggcaggtgattgctgagtatattgatgtgcttAGGCCACtaaaacaagctacaaaacggcttgaaggccgcggcaaaagcggtgcttttggagcaatcgctgaggttattctagtatttgaatacttacttggagtctatgaggaccgcttgcaaagctatgaagacgtcattcacgatgagcatacagagtcacccgaagaccaccttgctatcaacctccgcgctgccctagttaaagcccgcgagtactacaacaagctcgacctctcgccagcttactatgctgctataatccttcatcctcgctacaaaagctaccttgacgcagcgtgggcggataagcctgattggctagagagcagcaaccgcaagtttcaacatttgtgggcggagtacaaaagcttaccgaagccgcgcttacgctCTAAAGTTaggcacaatgatatagaAGACGCTATTAACAGCTTTATTAAGCCggcagggcttacggagaacgaggaggatgaatatgaggcttag
- a CDS encoding CypX, Cytochrome P450 produces MANLRYTQQLVGESSHGRYYIYGLVALLVFVVIKYVWQILASPLRTVPGPFLARFTRLWEIKAVCKYDNPTYNIALHEKYGPIVRLAPNRYSINDGEAAKVILGHHNAMDKSQFYHPFGQPEEYNLFSEPSISVHANVRRPIAQLYSQTTLLSYEPFVETCNTILLKRLEEYARNGKALNVRNLMQYYAFDVIGEITVGSRFGLMEDGGDKSGIVEAIDESMTYAAIIGLIPEWHWWIGMTMDKLRLEPGFRKILNFVNLHVDSRVSGRTKSPEDRSDFLDKMLPMEREGKATRFHTRQVASQNIAAGSDTTAISLSAIIAYLAMHPNTLAVLRHELDEATAAGTLSDPATFQEAQKLPYLQAVIMEALRVHPAVGAPMTRVVGPQGLVVAGQFFPPGTEVGVNAWVIHNNRTIFGPDAHIFRPERWITKNKEERAVLDRNFLAFGAGPRTCIGKNISLLEMSKVIPQIVRKYDFEILSDANGEKYTWRTRWFAKPSFNAIVRRRAQKA; encoded by the exons ATGGCAAATCTTCGCTACACGCAACAATTGGTCGGCGAGAGCTCGCACGGGCGATACTACATCTACGGTCTCGTTGCGCTGCTTGTCTTCGTTGTCATCAAGTATGTCTGGCAGATCTTGGCTTCGCCCCTTCGAACTGTGCCTGGCCCCTTCCTCGCTCGCTTCACACGACTTTGGGAGATCAAGGCTGTGTGCAAATACGATAATCCAACATACAACATTGCACTGCATGAGAAATATG GTCCTATCGTACGTCTTGCACCAAATCGGTACAGCATAAATGATGGCGAAGCCGCGAAGGTGATCCTCGGACACCACAACGCCATGGACAAGTCACAATTCTACCATCCGTTCGGCCAACCGGAGGAGTACAACCTCTTCTCCGAGCCGAGCATATCCGTTCATGCCAATGTCAGACGTCCAATTGCGCAGCTATATTCGCAAACGACCCTCCTCTCTTACGAGCCTTTTGTTGAAACTTGTAACACAATCTTGCTGAAGAGACTAGAGGAGTATGCTCGAAATGGCAAGGCTCTTAATGTCAGGAATCTCATGCAATACTACGCTTTCGACGTCATCGGCGAAATCACAGTTGGGTCGCGATTTGGGTTGATGGAAGATGGTGGCGACAAGTCTGGAATTGTCGAGGCTATCGACGAGAGTATGACTTACGCAGCGATCATAGGCCTGATTCCTGAATGGCACTGGTGGATCGGTATGACGATGGATAAGCTCCGACTCGAACCCGGCTTCAGGAAGATTCTCAACTTTGTGAATCTTCACGTTGATAGTCGCGTCTCAGGACGCACCAAGTCGCCCGAAGACCGCAGTGACTTCCTTGATAAGATGTTGCCCATGGAACGGGAAGGCAAGGCGACACGCTTCCATACTCGCCAGGTCGCCTCTCAGAACATTGCAGCGGGATCAGACACAACCGCCATCTCACTCTCTGCTATTATCGCATACCTGGCGATGCACCCTAACACGCTCGCCGTTCTTCGCCACGAACTCGACGAAGCCACAGCAGCCGGTACCCTCTCGGACCCAGCGACCTTCCAAGAAGCTCAAAAACTTCCCTATCTCCAAGCCGTAATTATGGAAGCCTTGCGTGTCCATCCCGCCGTTGGTGCGCCAATGACTCGCGTCGTCGGTCCCCAGGGCCTCGTAGTCGCAGGCCAATTCTTCCCACCTGGCACCGAAGTCGGCGTCAACGCATGGGTAATCCACAACAACAGGACCATCTTTGGGCCTGACGCGCACATCTTCCGTCCTGAGCGCTGGATCACGAAAAACAAAGAGGAGCGCGCGGTGCTAGACCGCAACTTCTTAGCTTTTGGCGCTGGGCCACGGACGTGTATCGGCAAGAATATCAGTCTGTTGGAAATGAGCAAGGTAATTCCGCAGATTGTTAGAAAGTACGATTTTGAGATCCTGTCGGATGCGAACGGTGAGAAATATACGTGGAGGACAAGGTGGTTTGCGAAGCCGAGCTTTAATGCTATTGTTAGGAGACGGGCGCAGAAGGCTTAG
- a CDS encoding Asp-protease-2 multi-domain protein, giving the protein MTEVHFVSSASIGGKPSKDFSRQLEFPGSALTRPDCWQPISTLIDTGASACFVNQSWVNQHRLDTMPVAKPIRLSLANGGEVDKLTQAVDLPVRHGSHTHNVLCYVTNIGKYDVILGMNWMDYHQPALHFGDQRSLTFAKAGCKLNCLHEGLPETVYENGVCHSHVQLVKGDYQTGDTTTKTNKDGKVTTEETMADIYLISAAAATALAAKHPDQVIWLEPRHWAKLAKPPMKTEKASA; this is encoded by the coding sequence ATGACGGAGGTCCACTTCGTGTCCTCCGCCTCCATCGGAGGCAAGCCTTCTAAAGACTTCAGCCGACAACTCGAGTTTCCCGGCTCCGCTCTCACGCGACCTGATTGTTGGCAACCGATTTCTACCCTTATCGACACGGGAGCCAGCGCATGCTTCGTCAATCAGTCATGGGTTAACCAACACCGCCTAGATACTATGCCTGTGGCCAAACCCATTCGATTGTCACTAGCCAACGGCGGAGAAGTGGACAAGCTTACCCAGGCCGTTGATCTGCCCGTCCGACACGGAAGCCATACGCACAACGTCCTATGCTACGTCACCAATATCGGCAAGTACGACGTTATCCTAGGCATGAATTGGATGGACTATCACCAGCCTGCCCTCCACTTTGGCGACCAGCGATCACTCACCTTCGCTAAGGCAGGGTGCAAACTTAACTGCCTCCACGAAGGACTCCCAGAGACGGTTTACGAAAACGGAGTTTGTCACAGTCACGTACAACTAGTCAAGGGAGACTACCAGACAGGCGACACCACTACTAAGACGAACAAGGATGGTAAGGTGACGACTGAGGAGACTATGGCTGATATCTACCTCATCTCCGCTGCCGCTGCAACCGCACTCGCAGCCAAACATCCTGACCAGGTCATATGGTTGGAACCCCGCCATTGGGCCAAGCTTGCGAAGCCCC